One Pogona vitticeps strain Pit_001003342236 chromosome ZW-PAR, PviZW2.1, whole genome shotgun sequence genomic window, TCTAATCTATGGCACTTTAACGGGAAATTAAAAGAATCCCAAATAGGACGGGTGGAAAAGAACCGTCCCCAAAGACACAGGCCATACTGTGCTAGAAAAGCAAACGGTTCAATTCAGAGTCAATCCGACTCTATAATTATCGCATTTCAACGATTACCGTTCCAGTCGGCTGACTACCTACCTTTCCTTAAATTCTCCGGCCGTATCCCGCTGACTCTGGTCCGGTAGTCGCTCACTTTCTCCGTGGGCTTGACAAACTTGTCGTAAACGCACTTGCCGAACAGGTTGACGATGGAAACGCGGGCCACCACGCTGTCCTCGCCGGTGGGGCCCACGCCCACCATCTCGCAGTCCATGGCCACCGTTTTCGTCAGCCTGCAAGAGGGAGGATCTTATCCTGTGAACTAGCACCTCGGAAGCCAGGCATATCGGCAGCCCACCCCCCTACCGATCCCCCTTTTGCAGCTTCAGGATGGAGCGAGGCTCCCAATTCacgggtacagtggtgccccgcttcacAACGGGTGTGCAGTTTGcttgagtatttacagctgtgggatcagtttttctccttttcaggagattgggtgattacaaGATATACATATTTTAACGGATAGATGTTCAAGAGAGcctttttcaaggaaaaaaagatCACTAGAATGTTTAATTTAACCTCTTAATTAGAGTGCTTACAAAATTAACCTCTTAATTTGTAAGCACTCTTGTGTACTTCATAAGCCACAAACTGCGAATGTCCGCATCGTACAGGAACGCTTACCCTTCAAACGCCTTCTCTTTCACCAGCGCCCGTTCTGCCAGCTGCTCGGGCGACTCTTCCGGGATGCCCAGTTGTTTTCGGGCCACTTTGGCTGCTTCTGGGCCCAAGGCGGCTTCGATATCGTCGGGATCCACATCATCAAACCAGATACTAGCAGGCAAAAGCAGCCGAAAGAAATATAGGATAGTCAGTATCAACCAGGGGGAAAAGTTGGCAAAATGTAGTGGTTATTAAAAGGTTCTGGAGTGGGTGAAAATGAGATAACCTCTCAAATGTTTTTCCCAACTTAATTGAAAGAAGAGTAAGAGACGAAAGCAACATTCTGCTTCCTGACAGTGCCTACTTACTCCACCGGCTTGGGGTCCTCTTGCTCTTCCGTTTTCCTTCTCTTATGTTTAATGTCTTCCTGTTTCCTTTCAGCACGGCCCTGTCCTTGATCTCTCTTGAGCTTCTTCGCCTTCCTTTGAGTCTTTCCACCCCTGTTTTTATCAGATTCTGTGACACCCGGGCCCTTAAGAGCTTCAGACGAGGTCCCTTCCTTCACAGGCTTGGGTGTCACCATTCGGCCTCTTCCATTTATCTTTGGGGTGTTCGGAGCGGCCCTTCCTTCTTGGGCTGTGCATTTTTTCTTGGAATATGTCTCTGGGGCAGTCAGAGCGGCATTCAAACTGGCAGCCTTCTGCTTCAGAAGCTTAcaagaaacaacagcaaaaacataaAAGTGGTAGGCAAATATttaagtcagaattcagtccAAACTACAAGAGACTATTACCGCCTTTTACAGTATCTATGGGGATCGGTTCCTACTGCCCACCTCCCACAGATGTGGAAAAACAATGTActataaaacagcccctgaaaataagccctaatgtgttttctggagcaaaaattaatataagaccctgtcttattttcagggaatcgCAGTATGTATTTCTAGGGGATTTTATTTAGTATCTTCAGGCAGTGGACAATTAACGGATGCTGATGCCGCAGATCGCAGGTCCTACTGTAAGTTGGCGATCCCAAATTTAACAGCTGATGGTGAGTTTTCGGTTTTTTGAAAACCTTTGTGCCTACAATTCTTTCTCAGAGCTATAGGAGACTTTCAATatctgaagtatttttgtgcttagGGGACATGGAAGCCATATAAAGCTTATAGGATCAGACAAACTGATGTCACACTTCTGGGAAAACTGAAGCCATGGGAGgaatccccacccaccctcccccactCACATAAgcaaccacgaaagaacagaaaggtctttggtcTGATCTAGCGAGGCAAAGATGATGTTCCTGAACAGGAGTCATCCACCCACGCAAATTGGCcaagggggggaagaggaagtagGATTGCCATACACAAAATGGGATAATGCACATGCAGAAGACCCAGCCACCCAGAGATGAAGGAAAACCCCCTGCCTTTCCATACCTCTTGCAAAGCCTTCCAGTTCGATGACACTTCCTGGGGATTTTTTGGTGGCAATGCCACTGGCCCTTTGGAATTCTTTTCCGAGTTCTCAGCTAAATGCTTGAGCTTCTTTTTCcagaatattttcttcttcttcttccggTGCTGATTTGGAAGATTCTCCGAGTTAACCTTAGCATGAACTGCTGGAGCGTCtgtttttttacttttcattttccCCGCCTGGAGACCTCAAGCCCGTGCAGTcatgaacacggccaaagagcctgaaaaaaccacaacaaccatcaaataaataaatgtttaaatggaCTGTCATGCCCTGTTTCTTTAAAtgccttttaatattgttttcattGACTGCTTTCaacataatacttgtttaatcttTCTTACAATATTTGTGCATTGACCGCTTTCGAAGATCGTCTTTTCGAGGAGGtgacaggatagaaatatttaaagtaaataaaataagatacttGCATGGTGGCAAAGTAAAGAGGCTCCCTTCTGATCAGACACgtgcagggggggggaaaggcgacTAGTGGTTTCAGAGCACCGAATCTTTCCCACCCAAACCAAATTtgccttatttttttatttccatttcaacTTCTCTGCTGGAGAATCTGGCCCAAAAGGACTGGCCCTACCTTGATCATCCTGGGCGGACGAGTAAACGCGGGACCCCCTTTAAAGCAGCGGCCCCGGAAGCTCCCAGGGTTGAGCCAAGCCAAGCCTGCCCGCCCCACCACGTGCTTCTTACCCGGAAGGCGGTCCGTCCCGAAAAAAGGTCCCCGGGGAAACACGAGCTCAGTCGTTTTTggttcctaccaagaagcagaaTAAGGAAAGGGTGGAGGCGTGTGttctcaggcaaaatccaaagtgGGCTTCTCcataaaagcttacattaaaaaaagtctttaaggtgtcttttgactttttatttccttttcacctATAATACTTGCAAACATAGCTACTCCTTCTACAACTAAAATAGGTCTTAAAAAGTGGCAGATTGTTCTTTGTGGACCTGCGACAGGAAAAGTcctgttttttgtgggttttcccCTTGGCTTGCAAAGATGAACACAGCTAACTCTTCTGAAAGTCCCAACTGGGGAAGACTGCAGTCCAGAACTGGGAATAGGCGGTGTGGTTCAGAACCACACGAAAGCCTGTAGCACACCGTGTAGAGATGGGTAAGGGTTTTGATGTtttagcagggttttttttttttattttttaacaaaaggtGGAAGTGCTATGCCCAATCAATGGGGGAGGCTCCTCC contains:
- the REXO4 gene encoding RNA exonuclease 4; amino-acid sequence: MKSKKTDAPAVHAKVNSENLPNQHRKKKKKIFWKKKLKHLAENSEKNSKGPVALPPKNPQEVSSNWKALQELLKQKAASLNAALTAPETYSKKKCTAQEGRAAPNTPKINGRGRMVTPKPVKEGTSSEALKGPGVTESDKNRGGKTQRKAKKLKRDQGQGRAERKQEDIKHKRRKTEEQEDPKPVDIWFDDVDPDDIEAALGPEAAKVARKQLGIPEESPEQLAERALVKEKAFEGLTKTVAMDCEMVGVGPTGEDSVVARVSIVNLFGKCVYDKFVKPTEKVSDYRTRVSGIRPENLRKGEDFKVVQKEVADILKGRILVGHALHNDLKILFLDHPKKKIRDTQRYKPFKQQVKSGRPSLKLLCEKLLNVKVQTAEHNSIQDAQATMRLYTMAKKKWEASLKEKSQAKKPLKEIRQKKTQNRKGGTPAAVSSVRNGDSTQ